In the Helianthus annuus cultivar XRQ/B chromosome 11, HanXRQr2.0-SUNRISE, whole genome shotgun sequence genome, one interval contains:
- the LOC110917449 gene encoding serine hydroxymethyltransferase 7: MDFTRATQPNLSLGFVSHSSHTSQVGNDTVSFRIDSSYRSSSPQVVSGVPLQLMEQQTETEGKHVDLNEESKVEGEEDEEFRILGHSLCLKRRRDNNGSCATADSASSSNLAKRCHVEQNRQVQSLESRRQAVRAWGNQSLQAADPDIFEIMEKEKLRQYNGIELIASENFVCKAVMEALGSHVTNKYSEGMPGARYYAGNQYIDEIEILCCQRALAAFGLDSESWGVNVQPYSCTSANFAVYTGLLLPGDRIMGLDTPSGGNTSHGYYTPNGMKVSGASIFFESLSYKVNPKTGIIDFEKLEERAVDFRPKILICGGSSYPREWDYSKFRQIADKCGAVLMCDMAQISGLIAAKECASPFEFCDIVTSTTHKSLRGPRGGIIFYRKGPKPRKSGTLLNQGDSCDKYDFEEKINFAVCPALQGGPHNNHIAALAVALKQLATSEYKEYMQQVKKNAQALASALLRRNCRLVTGGTDNHLLLWDLRNLGVTGKNLEKVCEMCHITVNKTAIFDDNGTLIPGGVRIGTPAMTSRGCLESDFETMADFLCRAAQITSSVQREHGKMLKSFLKGLENNKDIIDLKAQVENFATQFAMPGQDL; the protein is encoded by the exons ATGGATTTTACCCGTGCAACGCAGCCGAACTTATCGTTAGGGTTTGTATCTCACTCGTCTCACACCAGTCAAGTAGGAAACGATACTGTGTCGTTTCGTATCGATTCCAGTTATCGAAGTTCTTCGCCTCAGGTTGTGTCCGGTGTGCCTCTTCAATTGATGGAACAGCAGACGGAAACCGAGGGGAAACATGTGGATTTGAATGAGGAGAGTAAAGTTGAGGGGGAAGAAGACGAGGAGTTTCGGATTTTAGGGCATTCTTTGTGTTTGAAAAGGAGGAGGGATAATAATGGCAGCTGCGCTACTGCTGATTCGGCTTCGTCGAGTAATTTGGCTAAACGATGTCATGTTGAGCAAAACAGGCAGGTTCAGAGTCTTGAATCTCGTAGGCAGGCTGTTAGGGCTTGGGGGAATCAGTCGCTGCAGGCTGCTGATCCTGATATATTTGAGATAATGGAGAAAGAGAAGCTAAGACAGTACAATGGGATTGAACTGATTGCGTCTGAAAATTTTGTTTGTAAAGCGGTTATGGAAGCTTTGGGCAGTCACGTGACAAATAAGTATTCTGAAGGCATGCCTGGTGCTAGGTACTATGCTGGGAATCAATACATAGACGAAATCGAAATTCTTTGTTGCCAACGAGCGTTAGCTGCTTTTGGTCTTGATTCCGAGAGTTGGGGAGTGAATGTTCAACCGTATTCTTGTACGTCTGCGAATTTTGCGGTTTATACTGGTTTGCTATTGCCTGGTGATCGGATTATGGGGTTGGATACCCCGTCTGGAGGGAATACTAGTCATGGGTATTACACGCCGAATGGAATGAAAGTTTCAGGGGCTTCAATCTTTTTTGAAAGTCTTTCTTACAAGGTTAATCCAAAGACGGGCATTATAGATTTTGAGAAGCTTGAAGAAAGAGCTGTTGATTTTCGCCCGAAGATACTTATATGTGGTGGGAGTTCGTACCCTAGGGAATGGGATTATTCTAAATTTAGACAGATTGCTGATAAGTGTGGTGCAGTCTTGATGTGTGACATGGCTCAAATTAGTGGTCTTATTGCTGCCAAG GAATGTGCAAGCCCCTTTGAGTTTTGTGATATCGTAACCTCAACTACTCATAAAAGCCTGCGTGGTCCTCGGGGAGGTATAATCTTCTACCGAAAGGGCCCTAAGCCTAGGAAAAGTGGAACACTTTTGAATCAAGGTGATAGTTGTGACAAATATGACTTCGAGGAAAAAATAAACTTTGCTGTGTGTCCTGCACTTCAAGGTGGGCCACACAATAACCATATCGCTGCCCTTGCGGTTGCACTGAAACAGCTGGCTACTTCAGAATACAAGGAATATATGCAGCAGGTGAAGAAGAATGCTCAGGCATTGGCGTCTGCGTTGTTGAGAAGAAACTGCAGGCTGGTCACCGGAGGGACTGACAATCATTTATTACTCTGGGATCTTAGAAATCTTGGAGTGACTG GTAAAAACTTGGAGAAAGTATGCGAGATGTGTCATATCACTGTTAACAAAACGGCCATATTTGACGATAATGGAACTCTCATCCCCGGAGGAGTGAGGATTG GTACTCCTGCAATGACCTCACGGGGTTGTCTGGAATCTGATTTCGAGACAATGGCAGACTTTCTCTGTCGGGCAGCTCAAATCACAAGTTCAGTGCAGAGGGAACATGGAAAAATGCTGAAATCCTTCTTGAAAGGTCTTGAAAACAACAAAGATATTATCGATCTCAAGGCTCAAGTTGAAAACTTCGCAACTCAGTTTGcaatgcctggtcaggatctgtaG